In one Thermodesulfobium acidiphilum genomic region, the following are encoded:
- a CDS encoding HlyD family secretion protein: protein MKIKFSKPPTSPDEYNTLKVNYAPAKRPISKWRFRIVLILFLLPFIVFGGYLIYKTVYNLFFINAPGYLIYNQITIKAPYDGYIEFIKKPGEKVSKGEIIAKINNQVLENQYKELASNLQQVKPVTPLKPSPEMLKSAKELYEYRLKTYKEILSLREKGAATNAEVSNALSQLNSAEISYLQIKSSLESNNVTYTPPISDNVRLNELKSILESLIVKAPQSGTIALDFVKEGELVSKDSDLISIQIDNNIRIEAFLDPDKSKYVVLNKKARVIFPDGQSIEARIVGLKAQTQKIPPVLVSPFTKDGLSVVVELEPLTNIPENFRVNYLPVKVVF, encoded by the coding sequence ATGAAAATTAAATTTAGCAAACCACCTACTTCACCAGATGAATATAATACTTTAAAAGTAAATTATGCCCCTGCAAAAAGACCTATTTCAAAATGGAGGTTTAGAATTGTTCTTATTTTATTTTTGCTTCCGTTTATCGTTTTTGGTGGTTATTTGATATACAAGACTGTTTATAATTTATTCTTCATAAATGCTCCAGGTTATTTAATTTACAATCAGATTACAATTAAGGCGCCATATGATGGGTATATAGAATTTATAAAAAAACCAGGTGAAAAAGTTTCTAAGGGTGAAATTATAGCAAAAATAAACAATCAAGTTCTTGAAAATCAATATAAAGAATTAGCAAGTAATTTGCAACAAGTAAAACCTGTGACACCTTTAAAACCCAGTCCAGAAATGTTGAAAAGTGCAAAAGAACTTTATGAATATCGTTTAAAAACTTACAAAGAGATATTGAGTCTAAGAGAAAAAGGTGCGGCTACAAACGCTGAGGTGTCAAACGCACTTTCTCAACTAAATTCTGCAGAGATATCTTATCTTCAAATTAAATCCAGCTTAGAAAGCAATAATGTTACATATACTCCTCCTATTTCTGATAACGTACGTTTGAATGAGTTAAAATCTATTTTGGAAAGTTTGATTGTAAAGGCTCCTCAATCTGGAACGATCGCACTTGATTTTGTAAAAGAGGGAGAATTAGTAAGTAAAGATAGTGATCTAATTTCTATACAAATTGATAATAATATTCGAATAGAAGCATTTTTGGATCCAGATAAATCAAAATATGTTGTTTTAAATAAAAAAGCCAGGGTTATTTTCCCTGATGGCCAATCTATAGAAGCTAGAATTGTTGGATTAAAAGCTCAAACTCAAAAAATTCCGCCTGTTTTAGTCTCACCTTTTACAAAAGATGGACTTTCTGTAGTTGTTGAGCTAGAGCCACTAACAAACATTCCAGAAAATTTTAGGGTTAATTACCTGCCTGTAAAGGTTGTTTTCTAA
- a CDS encoding TolC family protein yields MKNQSATEINLKRWQASKSLIYAYSEYYIRLIQLDLANEFLKDKQSTKDILLERQKVGLILESDRLELNTEFVVVKRNKSVYFKQAQDALGALKLITSNNLYNFQPVYPNLNTDFITYQFILDSMYKNPQIQLYAEKLEGYKKVLRETNSIFSSGNLSVSSGVQSGFQGSAGWNIMASLTVSMPFCDKKWQDVSYSKNLLRVQKAQLELDYQEKAYKDTANSSYLWLQSRYENLKTARDRFDAALAGYNTAKLRSSIDPGDYFYNVMKSKYYLYQTANDYLEALLDLFKAKADILGLVGFSNNIYKCSDFDRSNENLISKIIDVFDSTNTADKTSISFASSKNENKISATSTKVINGNTDNEYLNWYVWNGLELYKTLGKNFWLQLPKSTKRIFLSLNNTEIKQVISNQSDANILNKFIQEANKRHINVELLLGDPDWVLDKYRSKLIYIINKLSKFNFSGIQLDIEKNQLPEKDRNSWNKGIIKTIAEVHASTTLPIGLSMNYKDAEDHKLLESLNKAGLNEVILMIYTINTDKIVEIGDKIMEENPNLHFSVAISCEPTSVLPEDETFATIGINNSLLRWGDLYKTFEEKSNFSGITIQSLEDFWRLKNEN; encoded by the coding sequence TTGAAAAATCAAAGTGCCACAGAAATTAATTTAAAAAGATGGCAAGCAAGTAAATCCCTGATTTATGCTTATTCAGAATATTATATAAGATTAATTCAATTAGATTTAGCTAATGAATTTTTAAAGGATAAACAATCAACAAAAGATATACTGTTAGAAAGGCAAAAAGTAGGATTAATTTTAGAATCTGACAGATTAGAGCTCAATACCGAATTTGTTGTTGTAAAGCGCAACAAATCTGTTTATTTCAAGCAAGCGCAAGATGCACTTGGTGCCTTAAAGTTAATTACTTCAAATAATTTATATAACTTTCAGCCTGTATATCCAAATTTAAATACGGATTTTATAACGTATCAATTTATCTTAGATTCCATGTATAAGAATCCACAAATTCAATTGTATGCTGAAAAACTTGAAGGTTATAAGAAGGTATTGAGAGAGACTAATTCTATATTTTCTTCTGGGAACCTTAGTGTTTCAAGCGGTGTCCAGAGCGGCTTTCAGGGGAGCGCTGGCTGGAATATAATGGCTTCCTTAACCGTTAGTATGCCATTTTGTGATAAAAAATGGCAGGATGTATCATATTCTAAGAATTTATTAAGAGTGCAAAAGGCTCAATTAGAATTGGATTATCAAGAAAAGGCTTATAAGGATACGGCTAATAGCAGTTATCTTTGGCTTCAGTCAAGATATGAAAACTTAAAAACAGCAAGAGATAGGTTTGATGCTGCTTTGGCAGGTTATAACACCGCTAAATTAAGAAGTTCAATTGATCCTGGAGATTATTTTTATAATGTTATGAAATCAAAATATTATTTATATCAAACTGCCAATGACTATCTTGAGGCTTTACTTGATCTATTTAAAGCAAAGGCAGATATTTTAGGTCTGGTTGGTTTCAGCAATAATATATATAAATGTAGCGATTTTGATAGGAGTAATGAAAATTTGATTTCGAAAATTATTGATGTTTTTGATTCAACTAATACTGCTGATAAAACTTCAATATCTTTTGCCAGTTCTAAAAATGAGAACAAGATTAGTGCAACTAGTACTAAAGTTATTAATGGAAATACAGACAATGAATATTTGAATTGGTATGTCTGGAATGGATTAGAATTGTATAAAACTTTAGGTAAAAATTTCTGGTTACAACTTCCAAAATCAACAAAACGAATATTTTTATCTTTAAATAATACAGAGATTAAGCAAGTGATTTCAAACCAAAGTGATGCAAATATTCTAAATAAATTTATTCAAGAAGCCAATAAAAGACATATAAATGTAGAATTATTACTTGGAGATCCTGATTGGGTGTTGGATAAATATCGAAGTAAATTAATTTACATTATTAATAAATTAAGTAAATTTAATTTTTCTGGAATACAGTTAGACATAGAAAAAAATCAGCTTCCAGAAAAGGATAGGAATTCTTGGAATAAAGGAATAATTAAGACGATTGCTGAAGTTCATGCCTCAACCACATTGCCGATTGGACTTTCTATGAATTACAAAGATGCCGAAGATCATAAGTTATTAGAAAGCCTAAATAAAGCTGGTTTAAACGAAGTTATTCTTATGATATATACCATAAATACAGATAAAATTGTGGAAATTGGAGATAAAATTATGGAAGAAAATCCTAATTTACATTTTAGTGTAGCTATTTCTTGTGAGCCAACGTCTGTTTTACCCGAGGATGAAACTTTTGCAACAATAGGAATTAATAATTCACTTTTAAGATGGGGAGATTTATATAAGACTTTTGAAGAAAAAAGCAATTTTTCAGGGATTACAATTCAATCTCTTGAAGATTTCTGGAGGTTAAAAAATGAAAATTAA
- a CDS encoding TolC family protein, which yields MQNLIEANPDLEIAKKEYDIAKMQVELDKIALYPTLFGSVTYNNYSNPVQTSTYNVFTTGQNGVTNSYTETLTPLQERYNEFSTNIG from the coding sequence ATGCAAAATCTAATAGAAGCAAATCCTGATCTTGAAATAGCTAAGAAAGAGTATGATATTGCAAAAATGCAGGTGGAGTTGGATAAAATTGCACTCTATCCTACCTTATTTGGTAGCGTAACTTATAACAACTATTCAAATCCTGTGCAAACTTCTACTTATAATGTTTTTACAACAGGACAAAACGGTGTTACAAATAGTTACACAGAGACACTTACGCCGTTGCAGGAAAGATATAACGAATTTTCTACAAATATAGGTTAA